The nucleotide sequence GTATCGCTTCTTTCGAGAAGCTAATAGAGACGTTTATGATACAGTTCTCAAGTAGTCGCAAGATCCATAAGTGTTCTGATGACTTATACCGACTGCCACAGCGAGTGGGAGAATCCCTCCGTGATTTCTTGGCTAGGTTCAACACGGAGAAGGTATCTATACCTTACTGCGATCCAGGGACTGCTATACAAGCACTTCGGAGTTGTCTACTCCCAGATGAGCAATTTTACGAAGAACTCACAAAGTATAACATAAGGAGTTATGAAGAAGCTCTTGTTAAAGCCACTGTGTTTGTTCGATGGGAGGAGGATGCGAGGAGAAAATCATCCAATCCTCATAAAGAAGAGAAGCGCGAAGATAAGCGCATGAAAAAGGAGCAATCCACCGTTGGCCAGCCTAGCAATAACTGGCGCTCCCATAAGTTGGGACCATCACATTATACGAAGAATTGCCCGGAGTATCCCCTTCGGATACATCAAGTCGAGGCTGTGCAAGTCTTGAAGAAGATGGGCAATGAGGTGACGTGGCAACCCAAAAAGGAAACTGAAGGGTGGAAAGACCCTAAGAAGTGGTGTGATTTTCATCAAGATATTGGGCACACCACTCCTGAATGCAGAGGCCTCACGTATGAGGTGGATTACCTGCTGAAAAAAGGTCATTTGAGGGAATTACTATCTGAAGCGAGGTAGAGCTATTTGGGAAAGAGGAAAGTTGATGACCCAGAGGCGTTACCACCGCCACCATTAGCCACTCAAACTTACTGTGTAATCTCTGGAGGGTCAGAGATTAGAAGACTTTCTCATACCTCTGCCAAGAAGCATGAGAAAGAAGCGGCGACCCCAGCCGCCAAAATGGCACAGTCTATAGGGACTTTCACTAACCAAATAATGGTCTTCGTTGATGACGAGGCTACCCAGCTTTTACATCCGCACCATGATGCTTTGGTGTTTATGCTTCAGGTTGCTAACATTAATCTGAAGCAAATCTTAATTGACAACGGAAGTTCAGCCAATGTATTATTTTTGGCTACGTATAAAGGGATGGGTCTAGATGAAACCCTAATATTGCGGAAGTCAACAACGCTTATTGGGTTCAATGGTGAGGTGAGTCATTCGCTGGGTGAAGTTACCTTATCAATCTATGCTCCAGGATTGAACAAGCAGACTAGGTTATTGATTGTGGATTCGCCTTCTGCTTATAATGCTATTCTAGGACGCCCTTGGTTGCACGCTATATGGGTTGTACCCTCTACTTATCACCAAGTCCTACATTATCCTACCAATAATGGCGTTAGGGAAATCTTGGGGGATCAGCACTCTTCTAGAAGTCGCTACAAAaccaccatgaggagcaagaacGAGTCCTCATAGCAGCTACAGAACTAGGTTCCCGGTCTGGAGCCAGATGAACCAGGGATGGAAAAGCTTGAGGAAGTACAGATCCACCCTGACTTTCCAGATCACAAAGTCCTGATTGGAGTGCAGCTACCCGTTCATCTAAGAGAAAGATTGATCGAGTTCTTGTCACGGCATAACGATTGTTTTGCATGGAGCCATACAGATATGACTGGGATAGACCCTGAGGTCGTAATGCATCAGCTCAAAGTTAATCCTGAATATCCTCTCGTTAAgcagaagagaaggaaatttGCTCCTGAACGGAACATGGTGATTAACGAAGAAGTGCAGAAGTTGTTAGACAATGGGTCTGTAGTGGAGGTACAGTACCCTGACTGGTTAGCCAATGTAGTTGttgtgaaaaagaagaatggcAAGTGGAGAGTTTGCATCGATTTCATAGACTTGAACAAAGCTTGCCCGAAAGATCTATTCCCGTTGCCCCATATCGACATGATGGTCGACGCGACTGTTGGACACAAATTGCTGAGTTTTATGGATGCTTTTtctggatacaatcagattttgatgcaccaagAGGATCAGGGGAAGACGACCTTCATAACTAAAAGGGGAATCTATTGCTATAAGGTGATGCCCCTCGGATTGAAAAATGCCGGAGCCACGTACCAGCGACTGGTGAACAAAATGTTCTCAAAATATCTTGGGGACACTATGGAGGTATACATCGACAACATGTTGGTAAAATCATTGGTTGCTGACCAATATCTCGAACATCTCCAACAAGCATTTGATCTGCTGATCAAGTATAATATAAAGTTGAATCCCACCAAGTGTTCCTTTGGAGTGGCATATGGAAAGTTTCTAGGGTACATGGTCACGAAGTGAGGAATTGAGGCCAACCCAGATCAGATTCGGTCCATTCTGAACATCCCTTCCCCGACTTGTGTCAAGGACATTCAAAGGCTTAATGGGAGTGTAGCGGTGCTCAGTCGATTTATCTCTAGATCATATGATAAATGTTGCCATTTTTTCTCTA is from Tripterygium wilfordii isolate XIE 37 chromosome 14, ASM1340144v1, whole genome shotgun sequence and encodes:
- the LOC120014155 gene encoding uncharacterized protein LOC120014155 — encoded protein: MIQFSSSRKIHKCSDDLYRLPQRVGESLRDFLARFNTEKVSIPYCDPGTAIQALRSCLLPDEQFYEELTKYNIRSYEEALVKATVFVRWEEDARRKSSNPHKEEKREDKRMKKEQSTVGQPSNNWRSHKLGPSHYTKNCPEYPLRIHQVEAVQVLKKMGNEVTWQPKKETEGWKDPKKWCDFHQDIGHTTPECRGLTYESYLGKRKVDDPEALPPPPLATQTYCVISGGSEIRRLSHTSAKKHEKEAATPAAKMAQSIGTFTNQIMVFVDDEATQLLHPHHDALVFMLQVANINLKQILIDNGSSANVLFLATYKGMGLDETLILRKSTTLIGFNGEVSHSLGEVTLSIYAPGLNKQTRLLIVDSPSAYNAILGRPWLHAIWVVPSTYHQVLHYPTNNGVREILGDQHSSRSRYKTTMRSKNESS